Genomic DNA from Amycolatopsis alba DSM 44262:
CAGCGGCCCGGCGACCTGATCTGATCAGGTCACTGACCACCGTGTCGGTCCCCCACTCCGCGGCGTTCCTCCGCGCGATGATCAGCAGTGACCAGCTCATCCGGTCCTACTACATGTTCCTGTTCCAGCTCCCCTGGCTGCCCGAACTCGCCATCCGGCGCCGGCCACGCGTACTCGAACGGACACTGGCAGGCACGGGGATGACACCGGCCCAGATCGACCGGGTCCGCCAGGACATCGTCCTCGGCGGAGCCCTCACCGGCGGACTGAACTGGTATCGCGCGATGCTGCTGCAACACCCGGCCGCCCTCCGCGCCAGGGTCACCGTGCCGACCACCCACGTCTGGAGCGACGGCGACACGGCCTTGTCCCGGCGAAGCGCCGAACTCGCCGGCCAGTACGTCGACGCCGCCTATCGGCTCGAAATCCTGACCGGCGTCAGCCACTGGGTCCCCGAAGAAGCGGCCACGACACTGGCCGCCATCATCGACCGCACGGCCACGGACGCCTCCAGTCCGCCGGCCTGACCTCCTGGAAACACACCGAGGCGAGATGTGCGAGGAGCAGCGCCGTCGTGGCCTCGGCGGCCTCTTCGGGGATGTTGTGCCCGATCCCCGCGAGATTCTCCAGCCGATACGGTCCGGTGCCCCAGTTCTCGG
This window encodes:
- a CDS encoding alpha/beta fold hydrolase, giving the protein MTASRRVGTFDHDGLVFDVRDTGPLDGTIVVLLHGFPQTSASWAETAALLHQRGYRTIVPDQRGYSPRARPRGRFAYRSSRLVADTVALIDTLGAGPVHLAGHDWGANAAWSTAARRPDLIRSLTTVSVPHSAAFLRAMISSDQLIRSYYMFLFQLPWLPELAIRRRPRVLERTLAGTGMTPAQIDRVRQDIVLGGALTGGLNWYRAMLLQHPAALRARVTVPTTHVWSDGDTALSRRSAELAGQYVDAAYRLEILTGVSHWVPEEAATTLAAIIDRTATDASSPPA
- a CDS encoding alpha/beta fold hydrolase, which translates into the protein MGASAEYFRRLSRPGALTAALNWYRANDFAGYEQRVSVPTLFIASTKDRMVAPSGVATTENWGTGPYRLENLAGIGHNIPEEAAEATTALLLAHLASVCFQEVRPADWRRPWPCGR